TGACACCGCCATCTGTAACATCCAAATTCGTATGTGCCGCGTAAACGGCAATATCATGCTTCACACATAGCTCGATGACCTTGCCGCTCGGGTGATTCGTTTCAACCTTTTTTAATGGCCGAAAAATGGGTGGATGGTGGGCAATGATTAGATCAGCTTGTTCTTTTATCGCTTCTTTTACAACATCCTCAGAGACATCGAGCGTAATCATCACTTTCTTCACTTCTTTATGTAACGTTCCGATTTGAAGTCCGATTGGATCCCCTTCAACCGCATAAGAAGGCGGGCAAAAGTCTTCAAACCATTTGATAAAATCGGTACCGCTTTGCTTAGACATGTGACAGAACCTCCTCAATTAGATTGATTTGCGTAAGTATTTCTTTCATCTTTTCTCTGTTTGTTTCTGAATCTGCTGCTTTTTTGACTGAGGTATAGATGGTGTTTAAGTGCTCAAGTTCAAAAGACCATTTTTTTCGAAAAACATCATTCTTTTCCTTTGCCAATAACGGACCTGTTAAAATCCCCGCTTCAAACATAATGGATTGGTAAGGACGGTCTCTATCCCCTTTTTCCGCAGCAATAACCTCATAAATTTTATCATCTTCTTCAAGAATCGTTTCTTGCAGAATCTCGTAATGTTCTTTATACAGCCACGTTCTCACGTGATGAGAATGAATGTTGGGCTGAAGTACGAGCCGTTCCGATCCTGTCAGCTTATCTTTTCCATTTTCTAAAATTTGGGCGATTAATGAGCCTCCCATACCTGCAATTGTCACACATTGAACTTCTCCGGGCGTTAATATTTCAAGGCCGTTTCCTTTTCTTACGGAAATTTTTGAATCCAGCTTAGATTTTATCACTTGAGAGACTGCCGATTGATAAGGGCCCTCTGATATCTCACCAGCTATAGCCTTTAAAGCTATGCCGTTCAACACAGCGTAGCAAGGTAAATACGCATGATCGGAGCCGATATCGGCAAATGTACAGCCTTCATTGAGCATTAACGCCACCGTTTCAAGCCTTTTCGATAATTTCGTTTCATTCATGTCATCACTTCTTTACTAATAAAATAATTATGGAATGCACTATATATATTAAAAAAAAGTCCTCTCAAATGCAAAGGACTTTTTTACATGCATTACTTGATCTCTGAAACCCATTTTGCCATTTCATCCAGCTTTTCTTCCGGAACCAGTCCAGCCGGCATGCCGCCTCCGCCATTTTGTATCTTTTCTTTGATACCTCCAACGTCCCTTTTCTCGCCGACACCCTTCAAGCTGGGGCCAGATACCCCTTCATAATTTTCCCCGTGGCAGCTGACGCAGCTTTGCTTGTATATTTCTTCAGGTGAAGCGTTTGCATTTTCCTCTTTTGCAGGCTCCTTCCCTCCACTTGCTATTTCTCTTTCATCTCCTAACCCCTTAATTGATAAAACGAAAACTAAGCCAATTCCTATCAAGGCAATAAATAAAAATGGTATCAACGGATTGCGTTTCATTCGGCACATCCCCCTTTGTGATAACCCCGATCCACATATGTAAGCACTTTCTCTTTTTATTTTACAAAATGGAAAGAAAATATGATAGGAAAAAACTCTGTTGTTCACAGTTTAGACATATATTTAGCTTAATCGGGTATTCCCTGACTTTAAATTATTTCTCCGAAAATAAAAATTCAACCGATAGAGGGTTTGCAAAACCGGAGAAAATTAAGTAAAATGAAGTAAAGTAATAAATACAGCGTTTTCATAAAATTTGTGATAAAAAAGAGAACGGTTTTTCATTCCGTTCTCACACAACTCTATTCTAAAAAGTCTTTCAATCGTTTGCTTCTGCTTGGATGTCTAAGCTTACGAAGAGCTTTGGCTTCAATTTGGCGAATCCGTTCTCTTGTAACGCCAAATACCTTGCCAACTTCTTCAAGCGTGCGTGTTCTTCCATCATCAAGGCCAAAACGCAGGCGAAGAACGTTTTCTTCCCGGTCGGTCAATGTGTCTAAAACATCTTCAAGCTGTTCTTTCAACAGCTCGTAAGCTGCATGATCAGATGGAGAAGTCGCTTCTTGGTCTTCAATAAAATCGCCTAAATGAGAGTCGTCTTCTTCGCCAATTGGAGTTTCCAACGAAACTGGCTCTTGAGCAATTTTTAAGATCTCACGAACTTTTTCAGGCGTAAGATCCATGTCTTCTGCAATTTCTTCTGGGAAAGGCTCACGTCCAAGATCTTGAAGAAGCTGTCTTTGTACACGTATCAGCTTATTAATCGTTTCTACCATATGGACAGGAATCCGAATCGTTCTGGCTTGATCAGCAATCGCTCTTGTAATTGCCTGCCTGATCCACCATGTCGCATACGTACTGAACTTGTAGCCTTTACGGTAATCGAATTTTTCAACGGCTTTCATTAAGCCCATGTTTCCTTCTTGGATGAGATCCAAGAAGAGCATGCCTCGGCCAACGTATCGCTTTGCAATACTTACAACCAATCTCAGGTTCGCTTCTGCCAGGCGTCGTTTTGATTCTTCATCGCCCTCTTCTATTTTTTTGGCATAGGTAATTTCTTCTTTTGCAGATAACAAATTTACCCGGCCAATTTCTTTCAAATACATACGGACTGGATCATTTATTTTGACTCCCGGAGGAACGCTTAGATCATTTAAGTCAAACTCTTCTTCTTTGGCAAGCTGTTGGACGTCAGGATCTTGAGTCTCCTCATTCTCGCTTATTAATTCAACACCTTGCTCACCTAAAAATTCATAATATTCATCCATTTGGTCTGATTCAATTTCGAAACTTGACATACGCTCGGCAATTTCCTCATATGTCAAAACTCCACGTTTTTTCCCCACCTCTGTCAACTGATCTCTTATCTGCTCAAACGTGAATTCAGTTTCAGTTTCGTGCGTTTGTTTATCAGCCATTCATGGATACCTCCTTCCAAAAACCAAATATTCTAAAGCATACTCTCTGGTATATCGAAAACGTCTTGAAAATAAACAAGAATCGTACAGATTGCTCCTCCGTAAGGATTCATTGCAATCGATTTAATTTATCCTGCATTCACAGGGTGTAAGCCTCCACCTTAGAGAAGTTTTACTTTATTTTAAAGACCGAGTAAGCTTCACAATTTCTTGGGCTAAAGCAGCTGCCGCTAAAAAATCTTTTTTCCGTTCGGCTTCCTGTCTTTTTTCTTCTTTTTCCCGGATCACTGACTTGTTTCGGTAATTGAGGATTTTCCTCGTATAATCCGACAGTTCTTCTTCCGATATTTCACGATCGTTATGCCCCATCACAATTTCCGATAAAATCTGGTTAAGAGCCTGATCATTCATTTTACCCATCAATTTGCTAATGGAAACATCTAAACCTTCTTCGTACATCGCATAAATATAAGCGGCTATTGCCCTGTGTTCATCGAGGTTAAAATCAAGCCCGATCCGATCAAGTACTTTTCTTATCATCTCCGGGTCATGAACCATGTGCGCCAAGAGAGTCCGCTCCGCATTTTCATAGGCAGGACGAATCCTCCAAGGCTTAGCTTTTGTTTGGGTAACAGCAGGCTTCGGAGCTGCCTCCTTTTTTTGAGCCTGTTGAGTATTATGATCATAAACAGATAATTGCTCTTGTAAAGAATCATATGAAAGCGAAAATTCATCTGAAAGCTGTTTGATATACACTTCTTTTTCAAGAGCCGTCGGCAGCCTGCTAATTTCCTTCAATACATTCTCTATATAGGAAATTCGTTCTCCCTCATCAGAGAGATTTTTCCCCTTTTTAAAGTATTGAAGCTTAAATGCCATAAACGAAACGCTTGCCCCTATTACATCAGTTTTAAATTTGTCGCCGCCAAATTTTCTGATGTAGTCATCAGGATCAAGATGATCAGGCATCATTGCAATTCTGACCTTGCAGTCTTTCTTTATTAATAGTTCAGCTGCTTTTTGCGCGGCCTCGAAACCTGCTCGATCTGAATCGTAACAAATGATGACTTCATTCGTATTCCTGCGTATCAACCGCGCATGCTCATCTGTGAGTGACGTTCCCATTGTAGCAATAGCTTCATTCACTCCGGATTTGACTGCGGATATGACATCTGCAA
This window of the Bacillus gobiensis genome carries:
- a CDS encoding tRNA (adenine(22)-N(1))-methyltransferase; protein product: MNETKLSKRLETVALMLNEGCTFADIGSDHAYLPCYAVLNGIALKAIAGEISEGPYQSAVSQVIKSKLDSKISVRKGNGLEILTPGEVQCVTIAGMGGSLIAQILENGKDKLTGSERLVLQPNIHSHHVRTWLYKEHYEILQETILEEDDKIYEVIAAEKGDRDRPYQSIMFEAGILTGPLLAKEKNDVFRKKWSFELEHLNTIYTSVKKAADSETNREKMKEILTQINLIEEVLSHV
- the cccA gene encoding cytochrome c550 — protein: MKRNPLIPFLFIALIGIGLVFVLSIKGLGDEREIASGGKEPAKEENANASPEEIYKQSCVSCHGENYEGVSGPSLKGVGEKRDVGGIKEKIQNGGGGMPAGLVPEEKLDEMAKWVSEIK
- the rpoD gene encoding RNA polymerase sigma factor RpoD; the protein is MADKQTHETETEFTFEQIRDQLTEVGKKRGVLTYEEIAERMSSFEIESDQMDEYYEFLGEQGVELISENEETQDPDVQQLAKEEEFDLNDLSVPPGVKINDPVRMYLKEIGRVNLLSAKEEITYAKKIEEGDEESKRRLAEANLRLVVSIAKRYVGRGMLFLDLIQEGNMGLMKAVEKFDYRKGYKFSTYATWWIRQAITRAIADQARTIRIPVHMVETINKLIRVQRQLLQDLGREPFPEEIAEDMDLTPEKVREILKIAQEPVSLETPIGEEDDSHLGDFIEDQEATSPSDHAAYELLKEQLEDVLDTLTDREENVLRLRFGLDDGRTRTLEEVGKVFGVTRERIRQIEAKALRKLRHPSRSKRLKDFLE
- the dnaG gene encoding DNA primase, yielding MANMIPEETINSVQKSADIVEVIGEYVQLKKQGRNYFGLCPFHGENTPSFSVSADKQIFHCFGCGAGGDVFSFLKQLEGYSFPQAVLVLAEKYHIDIPDDVSHAAVPTSEEGSDDLKMIEAHELSKKFYHHLLVNTKEGQEALDYLQDRGFSNEDIEKFEIGYSLNSWDFMTKFLEKRGFDPEMMAKAGLLVKKESGDGYFDRFRNRIIFPIHDHHGKTVAFSGRSLADNQQPKYMNSPESPLFHKSKLLYHFHQSRVHIRKQERAVLFEGFADVISAVKSGVNEAIATMGTSLTDEHARLIRRNTNEVIICYDSDRAGFEAAQKAAELLIKKDCKVRIAMMPDHLDPDDYIRKFGGDKFKTDVIGASVSFMAFKLQYFKKGKNLSDEGERISYIENVLKEISRLPTALEKEVYIKQLSDEFSLSYDSLQEQLSVYDHNTQQAQKKEAAPKPAVTQTKAKPWRIRPAYENAERTLLAHMVHDPEMIRKVLDRIGLDFNLDEHRAIAAYIYAMYEEGLDVSISKLMGKMNDQALNQILSEIVMGHNDREISEEELSDYTRKILNYRNKSVIREKEEKRQEAERKKDFLAAAALAQEIVKLTRSLK